The proteins below are encoded in one region of Garra rufa chromosome 12, GarRuf1.0, whole genome shotgun sequence:
- the cacng1a gene encoding calcium channel, voltage-dependent, gamma subunit 1a: MLKETKTKILFFVLMVGSVCMLTAVVTDHWAVLSPRVESVNTTCEAAHFGLWRLCKKHIYIEDEELIGKGCGPISLPGEINCSYFRHFTPGEDSEIFEVKTQREYNISAAAIAIFSLVFMILGTLCLLGSLSKGKDYLYKPAGMFFAFAGLCAIISVEVMRQSVKRMIESEETIWIEYYYSWSFACACTGFVLLLLSGIGLLVISMPQMPRNPWETCMDAEPEQI; this comes from the exons ATGCTGAAGGAAACCAAGACAAAAATCTTGTTTTTTGTGCTCATGGTGGGCTCAGTGTGCATGTTAACAGCGGTTGTAACAGACCACTGGGCCGTGTTGAGTCCACGAGTGGAGAGCGTAAACACAACATGTGAGGCAGCCCACTTTGGCCTTTGGAGACTTTGTAAGAAACACATCTATATTGAGGACGAGGAATTGATTGGTAAAGGTTGTGGACCTATCAGCTTACCAGGGG aaatcAACTGCTCTTACTTCAGACACTTCACACCAGGGGAAGATTCTGAGATCTTTGAAGTTAAAACTCAAAGAG AATACAACATCTCAGCAGCTGCCATAGCCATCTTCAGTCTTGTCTTCATGATTCTGGGCACACTGTGTTTGTTGGGTTCCCTCAGTAAAGGAAAGGACTATCTGTACAAGCCTGCTGGCATGTTCTTTGCTTTTGCAG GTCTATGTGCCATAATCTCAGTAGAGGTAATGCGTCAGTCAGTCAAGAGGATGATAGAAAGTGAGGAGACTATCTGGATCGAGTATTACTATTCCTGGTCTTTTGCGTGTGCATGCACGGGTTTTGTCCTGCTGCTCCTCAGTGGAATTGGTCTGCTGGTCATCTCCATGCCACAGATGCCTAGAAATCCCTGGGAAACCTGCATGGACGCTGAACCTGAACAGATATAG